Within Pangasianodon hypophthalmus isolate fPanHyp1 chromosome 11, fPanHyp1.pri, whole genome shotgun sequence, the genomic segment ACGCCGAAGTAGATTGTTTTCCCCCAGATGCCGGGGCAGAGCGTTTTCTCCCAGACGCCGAGGCAGAGCGTTTCCCCCCAGACGCCAAGGCAGAGCGTTTCCCCCCAGACGCCAAGGCAGAGCGTTTCCCTCCCAGACGCCGAGGCAGAGCGTTTCCCCCCAGACGCCGAGGCAGAGCGGTCCCCCCCCCAGACGCCGAGGCAGAGCGTTCCCCCCCCCAGACGCCGAGGCAGAGCATTCCCCCCCCCCCAGACGCCGAGGCAGAGCATTTCCCCCCCCCCAGACGCCGAGGCAGAGCGTTTCCCTCCCAGACGCCGGGGCAGAGCGTTCCCCCCCCCCAGACGCCGAGGCAGAGCGTTTCCCCCCCCAGACGCTGAGGCAGAGCGTTTCCCCCCCCCCCAGACGCCGAGGCAGAGCGTTTCCCCCCCCCCAGACGCCGAGGCAGAGCGTTTCCCCCCCCCAGACGCCGAGGCAGAGCGTTTCCCCCCCCCCAGACGCCGAGGCAGAGCGTTTCCCCCCCCCCAGACTCCAAGGCAGAGCGTTTCCCCCCCCCCAGACTCCGAGGCAGAGCGTTTCCCCCCCCCAGACTCCGAGGCAGAGCGTTTCCCCCCCCAGACGCCGAGGCAGAGCGTTTCCCCCCCCCAGACGCCGAGGCAGAGCGTTTCCCCCCCCCAGACGCCGAGGCAGAGCGTTTCCCCCCAGACGCCGAGGCAGAGCGTTTCCCCCCAGACGCCGAGGCAGAGCGTTTCCCCCCAGACGCCGAGGCAGAATTTTCCTTGACCCTGAGTCTAAATCTTTCTAGGTGCTGAGTCTGAATTTCCCACATTGCAATTCAGAACTTTTAAGACTTTGAGTCAGTATTTTCCTTGATGCAGGAGCTGAGTCAGAATTTTCTAGAGTGAAAATTTTACTAGACAGAGATTCAGAAATTTCAAAAGTGCAAAAGTCTCACAGTGAAACTTAGCAGAAGACGATAATGAGCAGACAGACTGTTGTAAATTATGGAATCTCTAGTTTATACCCCAGTCACTTATCACAACATTGTAAGTGAGATCTGTGTCCTGTTTTCAGAGGTGTATGATTCCCCTGCGCTCCAGGCAGTGCAGCTAGAGGACGGCTCCACCGCCTTCATTCAGCATGCGGTGCAGATGTCGCAGTCAGATACAATTCTGGCCATCCAGGAAAGTGACGCAGTGTCTGATCTGCCTCTCGAGGGAATCACAGACCCTGGGACTGTCACTGTGCTGGAACAGTACACCACTAAGGTAACATCcacatgcaggttttttttggtttacgACGTTCAAATTGTAACAcatgaatgaaataatgaaagaatTAATCTCTCAGTGATGTACTGAAATGTGTCCTGGTCTTCACAGATAGAAGAAATGAAACCTTATGCAAACTCTGGCTTGCTCACAAATGAAAATGTAGTGCAGGTATGTGAAGGTAACTACAGGAATCCCACTTCCcaccaaaaatattttaaaatgatacatAAAGATTTTAACCTAATTtggaatttttctttcttcagatcGTTTTTCCGAGTCAGGATGTCCATCACGATGTACAGCAGCCTGAAGAGAAATCATTTCAGTGCAGCTATGAAGGATGTGGCAAACTTTACACCACAGCGTATCACCTCAAGGTGTGTGGATACATCAgttctgtgattttttaaaaaaaaatttattttgtaaaacgtgtcgttctttaataaattaaaacttgtTACTGTTTGCAAATTGCTACGTTATAAGCGGAATAAACTACTTCGCTGTaacgtgctgttgtaggaaaataatcaaggcgGTAACAATAACTGGATTGCTCACGTGCAACATGTGCTGTTGACTCATCTCTTAGTAGTAGAATAACACATTTGAacccttttttaatttttatttatttatttatttattttttaaaaggtcTACTTGTGTTTCATCAGGTACATGGAAGAGTACACACAGGTGACAAGCCTTACTGTTGTGACAAACCCGGCTGTGAAAAAAAGTTTGCAACAGGTAACatcctgcagtttttttttagactcAAACATCCCtaaacatgtcattttaaaccattacaaatGATCAGTGTTGAATATAAAATTGTGTAATGTATTTAATACttgaaaaatactaaataaaataggCTTAGTCACATCTCTAcacctttaattaaaaatgccAGGATTGATGTATGATCATTCGTCatatttcagcaaaatgaacaaaTCCTTGAATGAATCGAAGTGAATCATTTAACTTTACTGACTCAAATGATTCAAGCCACTGAAAAGATTTAAAGAGGTGAGGTTTTGGAGCCTGAGCTCATGTGTAGCTCCTCCTACAAATCAGCCTTATATACAAGTGATAACAAGTTTGACTCAGAAACATAATTCTGTGTGTATGATCtatataatcagaatcagagcaTTCAAGATGAGATAAACAGGTGATGTGAAAATTATTATATGCATTATTATCAGTACATTAGCAGTTtcaattctaataataataataatgatgttaaAATGACGTACAGTGTGGTTGAAGCTGTAAATTTGTCGTTATTTAGGCCACGGCTTGAAAAGCCACATGAGGACACACACTGGTGAAAAACCCTACTGCTGCACAGAAGTGAACTGCACAAAATCTTTCAAGAACTCAGGAGACCTCCAAAAGCACATCCGAATCCACACAGGTAGAATTATTGCGTTATAATTAGAATATAATCCGGCGTGTGGTCTGTTTCTGATATTAGAGTAACGAGTGTAGCTGAACTTTGACCTTTCAGGAGAAAAGCCCTTTCTTTGTCCGTACGAAGGCTGCGGTCGGTCTTTCAGAACCTCCAACATTTGCAAGgtgcacatgcgcacacacacaggcgagAAGCCGTACCACTGCTCCGAGCCAGGCTGCAACCGGGCCTTCGCCAGTGCAACCaactacaaaaaccacagcaggATCCACACTGGTATTCTAGCGTTTTAGATTCAAATCTGTAAAACATACACCATTCTCATCTTCCCCATCAAAAGgcttaaaatattatttctccttttttgtcCTCAGGCGAAAGACCGTACGTTTGCACCATTCCTGGCTGTGACAAGCGCTTCACCGAGTACTCGAGTCTGTACAAGCATCAAGTGGTTCACACGCCCTGTAAACCGTATGAGTGCAGCCACTGTGGGAAGACCTACAAGCAGATCTCCACGCTGGCCCTGCACAAGCGCACAGCACACGACGACTCGGAGCCCATCGAGGAAGAGCACGAGGACTACGAGCCTCCCGCCGGTCAGCAAGTGTTACATTGaatttgaaaaattgaaaacaaTTTTGACGCAGCAGCTCAGTAACACTTAAATAATtatatctctatctgtctagagttcagattaatttttttttttttaattgacttaTCATGGCTGTCTTGATTAGCTAAATAACAGggccaccatcagccaatcagctttcaccAGTCGGTTGACAGGGTTAGCATTAAGCAATCGATGCAAAACATTGTAGTGTTTTGTCTAATTTCGCAACAGCCTGCCACTgggggtgcttggaccccgcagatcgCCACTCGCAgccataatttaaaaatgtataactgaTTTCTAAGCAAGCTCTTGTGAGTGTTTATTTCCACTCTTCACTCAGAAGCCATCGATGATCCCTGCCTGAACAGAACGTCGGCGGAAAGTGTAGCACCCTGCTCAgacatgacctctgacctctcagagcaggagcaggtcGCCCTCGTGACACCGGATGACGCTCATCAGGTTTGAATCTGTAATTATTAATCATGTTTAAGGTCGCTGTGCCGGTTAAAGATTATAtgaggtttgtttttattttagatgtaTGTTTCTAAAGACGGAAACCTGTCATTACAGGAAGTTGGCTATACGATCACCATGGTAACGCATGATGGCAACATGCTCACCCTCCCAGCCAATGAGTCTGTACTGTCCTCTGCTAAAGTCACCATGGTAACCGCTGACAGCACAGAGGGACAGGTGGGCGTGGTCATTGGTCATTTATGATCGGTTGTATGTATAAGGAGCAGATAAAGAAGCAACaagacattttgtgtgtttgtgtgtttcatgtaGATGTTGctgaagtaataataatgatctcattatgaaatgaaattggGCTTCTGTCCTCCTGATTGTTTATTATCCTAATTACCTGCTGCattcggtgtgtgtgtttcatctgCAGATGACTATCGTATCACCAGCTTCTTTACAGACCAAACAGGAAGCAGTGCTTCCACACCCAGTTACCCTTCTGGCCACATCTAATGGAAGACAAGTTGCTGTGGAGGTAAAATTGCATCACAGTTTGCTGACACGATGCATTAATGTCGTAATCCATTACGTGATGAGGAGCTTCTTTATCTCTCGTTTCTTCCGAGTCATGGATTATCGAACGCTTAAGGCAAACCACTACAAGTGAATAaggtcatttttctttttaaaacaatacataTCACAGTTTATCTTTGCCAGTGGATTGCTGATATGATTTTTATCCACCACAAATTTGTCCTTTTATATGCAAATGTGGCTGtgtaaatatgcataaatttgcatacattataaaacaaaaaacctacTCCTTAGATGACGTTAGAGTTAAAATATTCACAGCAGTTTAAAATACACAGCAGTTTGCTGGAATATCTTGTTTCATTCTTGTTTAATCAAGAATATACCATGCGctgtttaaaaaagttattaatattttgagaGGTTCCTCAGTAATTAGCTTTTCAGTAGGGATAGGAATAAACGTGTACCTTTTGATAAATCATCCTGAGATGTTTGGtccagaaaaaaaggaagaaaaaatatttttgggaattattttaaaaaataaatttatacatatcaTGTATTTTCACACTAGTAAGTGTTGTTTGTACGGTTAATAAAAGAAACTGATATTATATCATAGTGACACTTGCTA encodes:
- the znf143a gene encoding zinc finger protein 143a isoform X2 — its product is MLLATVNQGGAEFPHGRDDAQSFTLCLGDFSDDQYTDSLEAVTLTDGSTAYIQRNTQDGSVLEGQVFQLDDGATAYIQHIAIQNGDEPSGWSGAATSDAVEGESLSLEAGQAVQLEDGSTAYVHHIPKEVYDSPALQAVQLEDGSTAFIQHAVQMSQSDTILAIQESDAVSDLPLEGITDPGTVTVLEQYTTKIEEMKPYANSGLLTNENVVQIVFPSQDVHHDVQQPEEKSFQCSYEGCGKLYTTAYHLKVHGRVHTGDKPYCCDKPGCEKKFATGHGLKSHMRTHTGEKPYCCTEVNCTKSFKNSGDLQKHIRIHTGEKPFLCPYEGCGRSFRTSNICKVHMRTHTGEKPYHCSEPGCNRAFASATNYKNHSRIHTGERPYVCTIPGCDKRFTEYSSLYKHQVVHTPCKPYECSHCGKTYKQISTLALHKRTAHDDSEPIEEEHEDYEPPAEAIDDPCLNRTSAESVAPCSDMTSDLSEQEQVALVTPDDAHQEVGYTITMVTHDGNMLTLPANESVLSSAKVTMVTADSTEGQMTIVSPASLQTKQEAVLPHPVTLLATSNGRQVAVELSDELTLEEALRIASTIQQGATTDLEH
- the znf143a gene encoding zinc finger protein 143a isoform X1, giving the protein MLLATVNQGGAEFPHGRDDAQSFTLCLGDFSDDQYTDSLEAVTLTDGSTAYIQRNTQDGSVLEGQVFQLDDGATAYIQHIAIQNGDEPSGWSGAATSDAVEGESLSLEAGQAVQLEDGSTAYVHHIPKEVYDSPALQAVQLEDGSTAFIQHAVQMSQSDTILAIQESDAVSDLPLEGITDPGTVTVLEQYTTKIEEMKPYANSGLLTNENVVQIVFPSQDVHHDVQQPEEKSFQCSYEGCGKLYTTAYHLKVHGRVHTGDKPYCCDKPGCEKKFATGHGLKSHMRTHTGEKPYCCTEVNCTKSFKNSGDLQKHIRIHTGEKPFLCPYEGCGRSFRTSNICKVHMRTHTGEKPYHCSEPGCNRAFASATNYKNHSRIHTGERPYVCTIPGCDKRFTEYSSLYKHQVVHTPCKPYECSHCGKTYKQISTLALHKRTAHDDSEPIEEEHEDYEPPAEAIDDPCLNRTSAESVAPCSDMTSDLSEQEQVALVTPDDAHQMYVSKDGNLSLQEVGYTITMVTHDGNMLTLPANESVLSSAKVTMVTADSTEGQMTIVSPASLQTKQEAVLPHPVTLLATSNGRQVAVELSDELTLEEALRIASTIQQGATTDLEH